In Streptomyces alboniger, the following are encoded in one genomic region:
- a CDS encoding acyl carrier protein codes for MVVEFLAELQDREPDELRMELEEAGEELPVDSILIVEILTRIEERYGISVPADEEAARSTRSVRTFATTILNVINERRKS; via the coding sequence GTGGTCGTGGAGTTCCTGGCCGAGCTACAGGACCGAGAACCCGATGAGCTGCGGATGGAACTGGAGGAGGCCGGCGAGGAGCTGCCCGTCGACTCCATCCTCATCGTCGAGATCTTGACCCGCATCGAGGAGCGCTACGGCATCAGCGTCCCGGCAGACGAGGAGGCGGCTCGTTCCACCCGGTCGGTGCGCACCTTCGCCACCACCATCTTGAACGTGATCAACGAAAGGCGTAAGTCATGA
- a CDS encoding family 2 encapsulin nanocompartment cargo protein polyprenyl transferase encodes MTTDTAGMAAMMSWPQGPGEGQEAQEILAAARACVDPELRGAIDSLPGSLRRVARYHFGWEHADGTPAAGNAGKAIRPALVLAAVRALGGEHATAVRAAAAVELIHNFTLLHDDVMDRDTTRRHRPTAWTVFGDADAILVGDAMQALGMRLLAEDPHPGAPAASARLARCVIELCAGQQADCAMERRGPAEVTLDECLAMAEAKTGALLGCACALGAVYAGGAPEEVDALDGFGREAGLAFQLIDDVIGIWGDPGRTGKAAGADLAARKKSLPVVAALASGTPDAVDLAELYGGPAMSEAELERAARLVEQAGGRDWAQVHAADRMSRAIGQLARAVPDPEAAGGLLALAEFVTRRTH; translated from the coding sequence ATGACGACGGACACGGCAGGCATGGCGGCGATGATGTCGTGGCCACAGGGCCCCGGTGAGGGGCAGGAGGCCCAGGAGATCCTGGCGGCGGCGCGGGCGTGCGTCGATCCCGAGCTGCGCGGGGCGATCGACTCACTGCCCGGCTCCCTGCGCCGGGTCGCGCGCTACCACTTCGGGTGGGAGCACGCCGACGGAACACCGGCCGCGGGGAACGCGGGCAAGGCCATCAGGCCCGCGCTCGTGCTCGCCGCGGTGCGGGCGCTCGGCGGCGAGCACGCTACGGCCGTGCGGGCCGCGGCGGCCGTGGAGCTGATCCACAACTTCACGCTCCTGCACGACGATGTGATGGACCGCGACACCACGCGCAGGCACCGGCCCACCGCCTGGACCGTGTTCGGCGACGCCGACGCGATCCTGGTCGGTGACGCCATGCAGGCGCTGGGGATGAGGCTGCTCGCCGAGGACCCCCACCCGGGGGCCCCGGCGGCCTCCGCCCGCCTGGCCCGATGTGTCATCGAGCTCTGCGCGGGGCAGCAGGCGGACTGCGCCATGGAGCGGCGCGGCCCTGCCGAGGTCACGCTCGACGAGTGCCTGGCCATGGCCGAGGCCAAGACCGGGGCGTTGCTGGGCTGCGCGTGCGCGCTCGGGGCGGTGTACGCGGGCGGGGCGCCCGAGGAGGTCGACGCGCTCGACGGGTTCGGCAGGGAGGCCGGGCTCGCCTTCCAGCTCATCGACGACGTCATCGGCATCTGGGGTGACCCCGGTCGCACGGGCAAGGCCGCGGGCGCCGACCTGGCGGCGCGCAAGAAGTCCCTGCCGGTGGTCGCCGCGCTCGCCTCGGGCACGCCGGACGCGGTCGACCTGGCCGAGCTGTACGGCGGGCCCGCCATGAGCGAGGCCGAGCTGGAGCGTGCGGCACGTCTGGTGGAGCAGGCGGGCGGGCGTGACTGGGCGCAGGTGCACGCGGCCGATCGGATGTCGCGGGCGATAGGCCAGCTCGCCCGGGCGGTCCCTGATCCGGAGGCGGCGGGCGGACTGCTGGCCCTCGCCGAGTTCGTGACGCGGCGTACGCATTGA
- a CDS encoding elongation factor G, with product MHSPAPHTLNLGILAHIDAGKTSLTERLLHAAGVIDEVGRVDDGNTLTDSLALERQRGITIKSAVVSFVIDAPEGAGTGDGVTVNLIDTPGHPDFIAEVERVLSVLDGAVLVISAVEGVQAQTRVLLRTLRRLRIPTLIFVNKTDRAGARYESVLKQIAERLTPDIVPMGSVSGLGTRAARCTPFTAENAEERGFTTRLTELLAGHDDALLSAYAEGSAPLSYDRLRRELAHQTGRALVHPVYFGSAVTGTGIPELTDGIRVLLPASAGDAEGPVSGSVFKIERGPAGEKIAYVRLFSGTIRTRDRLDILDGAHPAGEARRDGKVTAVTVFDQGTDVRRPEVRAGRIGRLWGLGDVRVGDVIGVPPKGTEPGARLFAPPTLETVVTPVRPADRGALHTALTQLAEQDPLIALRQDTARREVSVSLYGEVQKEVIQATLAEDFGLDVSFRETTTICVERVVGTGEAFEIGEKEPNPFLATVGLRVEPAPVGAGVEFRLGVELGSMPYAFFRAVEETVRETLQQGLHGWRVPDCAVTMTHAGYWPRQSHAHGTFDKSMSSTAGDFRHLTPLVLMDALREAGTAVCEPMHRFRLDVPADTVGAVLPALARLRAVPHTPTTTSGTSYRLEGDIPAQRVHALEQLLPGLTRGEGELESAFDHYEPVRGAPPKRARTDHDPLNRKDYLLRVVRRTSA from the coding sequence GTGCACTCACCTGCTCCGCACACGCTGAACCTGGGCATCCTGGCCCACATCGACGCCGGTAAGACGAGCCTGACCGAGCGGCTGCTGCACGCCGCCGGCGTCATCGACGAGGTCGGCCGCGTCGACGACGGAAACACCCTGACCGACTCGCTCGCGCTGGAACGACAGCGCGGCATCACGATCAAATCCGCGGTCGTCTCCTTCGTCATCGACGCCCCCGAGGGCGCCGGCACGGGCGACGGCGTCACGGTCAACCTCATCGACACCCCCGGCCACCCGGACTTCATCGCCGAGGTGGAGCGGGTCCTGAGCGTGCTCGACGGCGCCGTGCTCGTGATCTCCGCCGTGGAGGGCGTACAGGCGCAGACCCGCGTCCTGCTGCGCACCCTGCGCAGACTGCGCATCCCCACGCTGATCTTCGTGAACAAGACGGATCGCGCCGGCGCCCGCTACGAGAGCGTCCTGAAGCAGATCGCGGAACGCCTCACCCCGGACATCGTCCCGATGGGCTCGGTCTCCGGCCTCGGCACACGCGCCGCCCGCTGCACGCCATTCACGGCCGAGAACGCCGAGGAACGCGGCTTCACCACCCGCCTGACCGAGCTGCTCGCCGGGCACGACGACGCGCTGCTGTCCGCGTACGCCGAGGGCAGCGCACCCCTCTCGTACGACCGTCTGCGCCGTGAACTGGCCCATCAGACGGGCCGCGCCCTGGTGCACCCCGTCTACTTCGGCTCGGCCGTCACGGGCACCGGCATCCCCGAACTCACCGATGGCATCCGCGTGTTGCTGCCTGCCTCGGCCGGGGACGCCGAAGGTCCGGTCTCCGGGAGCGTGTTCAAAATCGAGCGAGGCCCCGCCGGGGAGAAGATCGCGTACGTACGTCTGTTCTCGGGCACGATCCGCACGCGCGACCGCCTCGACATCCTCGACGGCGCGCACCCGGCGGGCGAGGCGCGCCGGGACGGCAAGGTCACCGCCGTCACCGTCTTCGACCAGGGCACGGATGTGCGCCGCCCGGAGGTCCGGGCGGGCCGGATCGGCAGGCTCTGGGGGCTCGGCGACGTCAGGGTCGGCGACGTGATCGGCGTACCGCCGAAGGGAACCGAACCGGGCGCGCGCCTCTTCGCGCCGCCCACCCTGGAGACGGTCGTCACGCCGGTGCGCCCCGCCGACCGGGGCGCCCTGCACACCGCGCTCACCCAACTCGCCGAGCAGGACCCGCTGATCGCCCTGCGGCAGGACACCGCCCGCCGCGAGGTCTCGGTCTCGCTCTACGGCGAGGTCCAGAAGGAGGTCATCCAGGCGACGCTCGCCGAGGACTTCGGGCTCGACGTCTCCTTCCGCGAGACCACGACGATCTGCGTGGAGCGGGTCGTCGGCACAGGTGAGGCGTTCGAGATCGGCGAGAAGGAGCCCAACCCGTTCCTCGCCACGGTCGGGCTGCGGGTCGAGCCCGCGCCGGTCGGCGCCGGGGTGGAGTTCCGGCTGGGGGTCGAGCTGGGCTCGATGCCGTACGCGTTCTTCCGGGCCGTCGAGGAGACGGTCAGGGAGACCCTCCAACAGGGGCTGCACGGCTGGCGCGTCCCGGACTGCGCGGTCACGATGACGCACGCCGGCTACTGGCCCCGGCAGAGCCACGCGCACGGCACGTTCGACAAGAGCATGTCGAGCACCGCCGGTGACTTCCGGCATCTGACGCCGCTGGTCCTGATGGACGCGCTGCGCGAGGCGGGCACGGCGGTGTGTGAGCCGATGCACCGCTTCCGGCTCGACGTGCCCGCCGACACGGTCGGGGCGGTGCTGCCCGCCCTCGCGCGGCTGCGGGCCGTGCCGCACACACCGACGACGACGAGCGGAACCTCGTACCGCCTGGAAGGAGACATCCCCGCACAGCGGGTGCACGCGCTGGAACAGCTGCTTCCCGGACTCACGCGCGGCGAGGGCGAGTTGGAGTCCGCCTTCGACCACTACGAGCCGGTACGCGGCGCTCCTCCGAAGCGTGCGCGGACGGACCACGATCCGCTGAACCGCAAGGACTATCTGCTGCGGGTGGTGCGCAGGACGAGCGCGTGA
- a CDS encoding sensor histidine kinase, with amino-acid sequence MEGIRNWLLPVLLAVQQLAYWPGRALRDGDPVGAAQLTAALITAVVITAALGLRRHRPAAAALTVEAALVCGLLLPGDATLLHGLSVLVALYSVVVRCPVRTATLVGVVLTVSSAVRAVVQLDSVAEVGAEILVNCTLYLTVVGLGCGRRRRLAGRRAAARDLARAEAERGRAATTERQRLARELHDVSAHHLTSVVVTADTALRLGDRKPELTPQALEFAAHSGRETLAALHRLVAMMRTSEADEESGIEERVGELAAGFARLGLRPAVDVTPDLAALTGPAADAAFGIVREALTNALRYAPGATVRVRIRACERDGAVELTVEDDGAAEAPLDADTSGARQRLGSGRGTAGMRERAAALDGTLAAGPRKDGPGWAVRARLPHTTATLRHRAARHRALRGLDPADGATVLSVAAFPLFAVLADSPGETALACGPALAHALPLLWRRRAPWAVLAAVLATAWLVPLGLAFGVLSSAAAVCLAVAGVGAECVAVYAVGAFAGRAGVTWPAPVAAAAGLSLSSVALAAVDGITDVEKDGGFGLIVFMACVFGALLLLPLAVPWGAGARHERIRAREDHTLAETVRAAVTEAYEERRRIAEELRGEVLRHAGEVVARAEAGDLGGVAEQARAGLASMRDLLAELREVTDPGPGNVREPRPKRSRPDAPATHDASATPRSPTPESPKEGSVSAPRTLGAPPPRTGKPAPAPTRHPVLEPSE; translated from the coding sequence ATGGAGGGGATACGCAACTGGCTGCTGCCCGTACTGCTGGCGGTCCAGCAGCTGGCCTACTGGCCCGGCCGCGCGCTGCGGGACGGTGATCCGGTCGGCGCCGCCCAGCTCACGGCAGCGCTGATCACCGCGGTGGTGATCACCGCGGCGCTCGGCCTGCGCCGCCACCGGCCGGCCGCGGCCGCGCTCACCGTGGAGGCCGCCCTGGTCTGCGGGCTGCTCCTCCCCGGGGACGCGACGCTGCTGCACGGGCTGAGCGTGCTGGTGGCCCTGTACTCGGTCGTGGTGCGCTGCCCGGTGCGGACGGCCACCCTGGTGGGGGTCGTCCTGACCGTCTCGTCGGCGGTTCGCGCGGTGGTGCAGTTGGACTCCGTGGCCGAGGTCGGCGCTGAGATCCTGGTGAACTGCACGCTCTACCTGACCGTCGTGGGCCTCGGCTGCGGCCGCCGCCGCCGGCTCGCCGGACGCCGGGCCGCGGCGCGGGACCTGGCGCGTGCGGAGGCCGAGCGGGGCCGCGCCGCGACCACCGAGCGCCAACGCCTCGCCCGCGAACTCCACGACGTCAGCGCCCACCACCTCACCTCCGTCGTCGTCACCGCGGACACCGCGCTGCGGCTCGGCGACCGCAAGCCGGAACTGACGCCGCAGGCACTTGAGTTCGCGGCGCACAGCGGCCGCGAGACCCTGGCGGCGCTGCACCGCCTGGTCGCGATGATGCGGACCTCGGAGGCGGACGAGGAGAGCGGCATCGAGGAGCGGGTGGGCGAACTGGCCGCCGGATTCGCGCGCCTCGGCCTGCGCCCGGCCGTGGACGTGACGCCGGACCTCGCGGCTCTGACGGGCCCGGCCGCCGACGCGGCGTTCGGCATCGTCCGCGAAGCCCTCACCAACGCGCTGCGCTACGCCCCCGGGGCGACCGTACGCGTACGGATCCGCGCCTGCGAACGCGACGGCGCGGTGGAGCTGACGGTCGAGGACGACGGTGCGGCGGAGGCGCCGCTCGACGCGGACACCTCCGGGGCCCGGCAGCGGCTCGGTTCGGGACGGGGCACCGCGGGCATGCGGGAGCGCGCCGCCGCGCTCGACGGCACCTTGGCGGCGGGGCCGCGCAAGGACGGCCCCGGCTGGGCGGTGCGGGCGCGGCTGCCGCACACCACGGCCACGCTGCGCCACCGCGCCGCGCGCCACCGGGCCCTGCGCGGCCTGGACCCCGCCGACGGGGCGACCGTGCTCTCGGTGGCCGCGTTCCCGCTCTTCGCGGTCCTCGCGGACAGCCCCGGCGAGACCGCCCTGGCCTGCGGGCCCGCCCTCGCGCACGCGCTGCCGCTGCTGTGGCGGCGCCGGGCGCCGTGGGCGGTCCTGGCGGCGGTGCTCGCCACGGCCTGGCTGGTGCCGCTCGGGCTCGCCTTCGGGGTGCTTTCGTCCGCGGCGGCGGTGTGTCTGGCGGTGGCCGGGGTCGGCGCGGAGTGCGTGGCCGTGTACGCGGTGGGCGCGTTCGCGGGCCGGGCGGGCGTCACCTGGCCCGCCCCGGTGGCGGCGGCGGCCGGACTCTCCCTGTCCTCGGTCGCGCTGGCCGCGGTCGACGGCATCACGGACGTCGAGAAGGACGGCGGCTTCGGCCTCATCGTCTTCATGGCCTGTGTGTTCGGAGCGTTGCTCCTGCTTCCCTTGGCGGTGCCCTGGGGAGCCGGCGCACGGCACGAGCGGATCAGGGCCCGCGAGGACCACACCCTCGCGGAGACGGTCCGCGCGGCGGTCACCGAGGCGTACGAGGAGCGCCGCCGCATCGCCGAGGAACTGCGTGGCGAGGTCCTGCGGCACGCGGGCGAGGTGGTCGCCAGGGCTGAGGCGGGGGACCTCGGGGGTGTGGCGGAACAGGCGCGGGCGGGCCTGGCGTCCATGCGGGACCTGCTGGCGGAGCTGAGAGAGGTGACGGACCCGGGGCCGGGTAACGTACGCGAGCCACGACCGAAGCGGTCGCGGCCCGACGCCCCCGCCACCCACGACGCCTCCGCCACGCCCCGGAGTCCGACGCCAGAGAGCCCGAAGGAGGGATCCGTATCAGCACCGAGAACGCTCGGAGCACCGCCGCCGCGCACGGGGAAACCGGCACCGGCACCGACGCGGCACCCGGTGCTGGAACCGTCCGAGTGA
- a CDS encoding HAD family hydrolase, with amino-acid sequence MTISGRAFDAVLSDLDGVIRFYDMAELEQLETSAGLPRGSTAEIAFAPETDLPLMRGEITKEQWIDSIARGLADRVPMERGRELGTTLAETKFRADDAVVGLLRQVRAAGLPVLLVTNATPWLADDLALLGLTGPAGLFDDVISSADLGITKPDRRIYETAAERAGTAPGRCLFVDDRQENVDAAEALGMTGLLYREPADLRGALTPLL; translated from the coding sequence ATGACGATCTCCGGCCGGGCGTTCGACGCCGTACTGAGTGACCTCGACGGCGTGATCCGCTTCTACGACATGGCGGAGCTGGAACAACTGGAAACCTCTGCCGGGCTGCCGCGGGGCAGCACCGCCGAGATCGCCTTCGCGCCCGAGACCGATCTGCCGCTGATGCGCGGCGAGATCACCAAGGAGCAGTGGATCGACTCGATCGCCCGCGGGCTCGCCGACCGGGTGCCGATGGAGCGCGGACGCGAGCTGGGGACCACTTTGGCGGAGACCAAGTTCCGGGCCGACGACGCGGTGGTCGGGTTGCTCCGGCAGGTCCGTGCGGCCGGACTGCCGGTCCTGCTGGTGACGAACGCGACGCCGTGGCTGGCCGACGACCTGGCACTGCTCGGCCTCACCGGGCCCGCCGGGCTCTTCGACGACGTGATCAGCAGCGCGGACCTCGGTATCACCAAGCCGGATCGCCGCATCTACGAGACGGCGGCCGAGCGGGCCGGGACCGCCCCCGGCCGTTGCCTTTTCGTCGACGACCGTCAGGAGAACGTGGACGCGGCCGAAGCGCTCGGGATGACAGGCCTGCTCTACCGCGAACCGGCCGACCTGCGCGGGGCGTTGACCCCGCTCCTCTGA
- a CDS encoding nucleoside triphosphate pyrophosphohydrolase family protein translates to MDLNRYQQAAIKTLQEPAPGTDPVLVPLLGLTGEVGSLATAYKKRLRDGPGLASGKQHLREELGDVLWYVAALAHRFDLDLEDVAAANLVKISDRWRTTPAADRITFDAHFPEAERLPRQATLTFTLQQRDRDGRTVAVLTHDGVPCGDPLTDASHIDDDYRFHDIFHLAHATVLGWSPVSRFLLRCKRKSDPKTDEAEDGGRAIAIEEGISALVFSYAARHGFFENVRHIDHELIKTIASMTSHLEVSVLRSADWEQAIMTGYDAWRKLRAQGGGTVHLDLDEQTLTVES, encoded by the coding sequence GTGGACCTCAACCGCTACCAGCAAGCCGCCATCAAGACCCTCCAAGAGCCCGCGCCAGGGACTGACCCCGTCTTGGTGCCCCTGCTCGGCCTCACCGGTGAGGTCGGATCCCTCGCCACCGCCTACAAGAAGCGCCTACGTGACGGGCCCGGCCTCGCCTCAGGGAAGCAGCACCTGCGCGAAGAACTTGGCGACGTCCTGTGGTACGTCGCCGCCCTCGCCCACCGCTTCGACCTCGACCTCGAAGATGTCGCCGCCGCCAACCTCGTCAAGATCAGCGACCGGTGGCGCACCACCCCTGCCGCCGATCGCATCACCTTCGACGCCCACTTCCCCGAGGCCGAGCGGCTCCCACGGCAGGCCACCCTCACCTTCACCCTCCAGCAGCGCGACCGCGACGGGCGTACCGTCGCCGTCCTGACCCACGACGGCGTCCCCTGCGGAGACCCGCTAACCGACGCATCCCACATCGACGACGACTACCGATTCCACGACATCTTCCATCTCGCCCACGCCACCGTCCTGGGCTGGTCACCCGTCTCCCGCTTCCTGCTGCGCTGCAAGCGCAAGAGCGACCCCAAGACCGACGAGGCCGAGGACGGCGGCCGTGCCATCGCCATCGAGGAGGGCATCTCGGCCCTCGTCTTCTCCTACGCGGCCCGCCACGGGTTCTTCGAGAACGTCCGCCACATCGACCACGAACTCATCAAGACCATCGCCTCCATGACTTCCCACCTTGAAGTCAGCGTTCTACGCTCCGCCGACTGGGAGCAGGCGATCATGACGGGATACGACGCCTGGCGGAAGCTCCGTGCCCAAGGCGGCGGAACCGTACACCTGGATCTCGACGAGCAGACCCTGACGGTCGAGTCGTAG
- a CDS encoding response regulator, with product MVVDDQAVVRAGFAAIVDAEPDLHVIAEAGDGARAVQLARELSPDVVLMDIRMPGMDGLTATRLLTDGPQARAPRVLVLTTFDQDAYVHDALRAGASGFLLKDAMPEELLAGIRVVASGEAMLAPTVTRRLIDAFADTAPAPDPALLEPLTPREREVLTLVAAGYTNAEIADALGVTTGTVKSHVNAVLGKLGLRDRVQATILAYDLGLARPRGTR from the coding sequence ATGGTCGTCGACGACCAGGCCGTGGTCCGCGCCGGATTCGCGGCGATCGTCGACGCGGAGCCGGACCTCCACGTGATCGCGGAGGCGGGGGACGGCGCCCGGGCCGTCCAGCTGGCCCGCGAACTCTCCCCGGACGTCGTCCTGATGGACATCCGGATGCCGGGCATGGACGGCCTCACCGCGACCCGCCTGCTCACCGACGGCCCCCAGGCGCGGGCGCCGCGCGTCCTGGTCCTGACCACCTTCGACCAGGACGCGTACGTCCATGACGCCCTGCGTGCCGGGGCCTCCGGGTTCCTTCTCAAGGACGCGATGCCCGAGGAACTCCTCGCCGGCATCCGCGTGGTGGCCTCGGGCGAGGCCATGCTCGCCCCCACCGTCACCCGCCGCCTGATCGACGCCTTCGCCGACACGGCCCCCGCCCCGGACCCCGCGCTCCTGGAACCCCTGACGCCCCGCGAGCGCGAGGTCCTGACCCTGGTGGCGGCGGGCTACACGAACGCGGAGATCGCCGACGCCCTGGGCGTGACGACCGGCACGGTGAAGTCCCATGTCAACGCGGTGCTCGGCAAGCTGGGCCTGCGCGACCGCGTGCAGGCCACGATCCTCGCGTACGACCTGGGCCTGGCACGGCCCCGCGGTACGCGCTAG
- a CDS encoding GNAT family N-acetyltransferase, with amino-acid sequence MGVAIRRAGEVDRDAVVRLLDEAFMRDPVSSWVFPGEEHRRRRHGALMGAFFDLALDEGYVDITEDGAAAALWWSVPAAVPSAAPGSGEGVNAGEQGSAGAGGSAGEDGPALLREAVDPENERVELMGRLADEAHPTDRAHQYLHMIAVRPDRQGEGLGTALVTAVLDRCDREGLHAYLEASSARSRELYERLGFAFTGAPLDLPDGPRMWPMWREPRVVVPPSE; translated from the coding sequence GTGGGTGTGGCGATCCGTAGGGCCGGGGAGGTGGACCGGGACGCCGTGGTCCGGTTGCTCGACGAGGCGTTCATGCGGGACCCGGTGAGCAGTTGGGTCTTTCCCGGCGAGGAGCACCGTCGGCGCAGGCACGGCGCGTTGATGGGCGCCTTCTTCGACCTCGCGCTCGACGAGGGGTACGTCGACATCACCGAGGACGGCGCGGCCGCGGCCCTGTGGTGGTCCGTGCCCGCGGCGGTGCCCTCCGCGGCGCCCGGGAGCGGGGAGGGCGTGAATGCCGGGGAGCAGGGGAGCGCTGGGGCGGGCGGGAGTGCCGGCGAGGACGGCCCCGCCCTGTTGCGCGAGGCGGTCGACCCGGAGAACGAGAGAGTCGAGCTGATGGGGCGGCTGGCGGACGAGGCCCATCCGACCGACCGGGCGCACCAGTACCTGCACATGATCGCCGTGCGGCCGGACCGGCAGGGGGAGGGACTCGGGACGGCGCTGGTCACCGCCGTCCTCGACCGGTGCGACCGGGAGGGCCTGCACGCCTACCTGGAGGCGAGCAGCGCGCGGAGCCGTGAGTTGTACGAGCGGCTGGGGTTCGCCTTCACGGGGGCGCCGCTCGATCTGCCGGACGGCCCCCGAATGTGGCCGATGTGGCGGGAGCCGCGGGTGGTCGTACCGCCCTCCGAGTAG
- a CDS encoding CPBP family intramembrane glutamic endopeptidase: MTPKPSPPYAYVPPDAHAPHSPYPYAPYPQHAPEPPPPPPLPYHRLALITGHHRWWRPLAGTALVLAGAMAAVLLVMLGAEIAGALLDRPVDGDGFRVWGGVAETGLALLSLAALTPVVFLAARWAQRRPAGTLSSVTGRLRRRWLGRCLAMGLPLVAGSFGIMTLLPDPGGTDEVAWAGLQDFLLGLAMVCALVPFQAAAEEYAFRGWLTQAVGAWFRSPWVAIVPQALLFAAAHGWGTPWGFADLVVFGVVAGVLTVRTGGLEAAIGLHVLNNLLSMGVSAAIAGALASEETAADMPWTAVGVDIVMLCGYTVLILRVAGRRGIEAMGVGAPRTRT, translated from the coding sequence ATGACGCCGAAGCCCTCCCCTCCGTACGCCTACGTCCCGCCCGACGCCCACGCCCCCCACTCCCCGTACCCGTACGCCCCGTATCCCCAGCACGCCCCTGAGCCCCCGCCTCCGCCGCCCCTCCCCTACCACCGCCTCGCCCTGATCACCGGACATCACCGCTGGTGGCGCCCCCTCGCGGGGACCGCGCTGGTACTGGCCGGTGCCATGGCCGCCGTACTGCTGGTGATGCTCGGCGCGGAGATAGCGGGCGCGCTGCTGGACCGGCCGGTCGACGGTGACGGGTTCCGGGTGTGGGGCGGTGTCGCGGAGACGGGCCTGGCACTGCTCTCACTCGCCGCGCTGACACCCGTGGTGTTCCTCGCCGCCCGCTGGGCCCAGCGGCGCCCGGCCGGGACGCTGTCCTCGGTCACCGGACGCCTGCGCCGGCGCTGGCTCGGGCGGTGCCTGGCGATGGGGCTGCCCCTGGTCGCGGGGTCGTTCGGAATCATGACGCTGCTGCCCGATCCCGGCGGCACGGACGAGGTGGCGTGGGCCGGGCTCCAGGACTTCCTGCTGGGCCTCGCGATGGTGTGCGCGCTCGTGCCGTTCCAGGCGGCGGCCGAGGAGTACGCCTTCCGGGGCTGGCTCACCCAGGCGGTCGGTGCCTGGTTCCGCTCACCGTGGGTGGCGATCGTGCCGCAGGCGCTGCTGTTCGCCGCGGCGCACGGGTGGGGAACTCCTTGGGGCTTCGCGGACCTGGTGGTGTTCGGCGTGGTCGCGGGCGTGCTGACGGTACGTACGGGGGGCCTTGAGGCCGCCATCGGCCTGCACGTGCTCAACAACCTGCTGTCCATGGGCGTTTCCGCCGCGATCGCGGGCGCTCTCGCCTCCGAGGAGACGGCCGCCGACATGCCCTGGACGGCGGTCGGCGTCGACATCGTGATGCTCTGCGGGTACACGGTTCTGATCCTGCGGGTGGCGGGCCGCCGGGGGATCGAGGCTATGGGCGTCGGGGCGCCCCGCACCCGCACATGA
- a CDS encoding sigma-70 family RNA polymerase sigma factor, producing MDDNASAQTDLATRFEEHRPRLNAVAYRMLGSVGESEDAVQEAWFRLSRTEAAGKPGSGAGEAGEAGEVRNLGGWLTTVVGRICLDLLRSRQSRREDSLDVSLETHVPDPIVSGVDVVDPEQEMLLADSVGLALLVVLETLAPAERLAFVLHDMFAVPFEEIAPIVERSAAATRQLASRARRRVRGSAPVQETDVAKQREVVEAWMAATKAGDFDALLELLDPDVVLRADTGELSSGLSKLVRGAAAVAGQATMFARLAADQHLVLVNGLPGLVATPGGKVFSLGSFTVVDGRIVEINIIADPERLRNLRIPEAGA from the coding sequence ATGGACGACAACGCATCGGCGCAGACCGACCTGGCCACCCGCTTCGAGGAGCACAGACCCCGTCTGAACGCGGTCGCCTACCGCATGCTCGGCTCGGTCGGCGAGTCCGAGGACGCCGTCCAGGAGGCGTGGTTCCGGCTCAGCCGCACCGAGGCCGCCGGGAAGCCGGGATCAGGCGCGGGCGAGGCGGGTGAAGCGGGCGAGGTGCGCAACCTCGGCGGCTGGCTCACGACAGTCGTCGGCCGGATCTGCCTGGATCTGCTGCGCTCGCGGCAGTCCCGGCGCGAGGACTCCCTTGACGTCTCCTTGGAGACGCACGTGCCGGACCCGATCGTGAGCGGCGTGGACGTGGTCGACCCCGAGCAGGAGATGCTGCTCGCCGACTCGGTGGGTCTCGCCCTGCTCGTCGTACTCGAAACCCTCGCGCCCGCCGAGCGGCTGGCGTTCGTGCTGCACGACATGTTCGCCGTGCCCTTCGAGGAGATCGCGCCCATCGTGGAGCGCTCGGCCGCCGCGACCCGGCAGCTGGCCAGCCGGGCCCGGCGCCGCGTGCGGGGGTCGGCCCCGGTCCAGGAGACGGATGTCGCCAAGCAGCGGGAGGTCGTCGAGGCCTGGATGGCCGCCACGAAGGCAGGCGACTTCGACGCGTTGCTCGAACTCCTCGACCCGGACGTCGTGTTGCGCGCGGACACGGGCGAGCTGTCGTCGGGCCTGTCGAAGCTGGTGCGCGGCGCGGCGGCGGTGGCCGGGCAGGCCACGATGTTCGCGCGGCTCGCCGCCGACCAGCACCTCGTGCTCGTCAACGGCCTGCCGGGGCTGGTCGCGACGCCGGGCGGCAAGGTGTTCTCGCTCGGCTCCTTCACCGTCGTGGACGGCAGGATCGTGGAGATCAACATCATCGCGGACCCCGAGAGGCTGCGGAACCTGCGGATTCCGGAGGCCGGCGCCTGA